A genomic region of Neisseria cinerea contains the following coding sequences:
- the oxyR gene encoding LysR family transcriptional regulator OxyR — translation MTLTELRYIVAVAQERHFGRAARRCFVSQPTLSIAIKKLEEELAVSLFDRSSNDIITTEAGERIVAQARKVLEEAELIRHLANEEQNELEGAFKLGLIFTVAPYLLPKLIVSLRRTAPKMPLMLEENYTHTLTESLKRGDVDAIIVAEPFQEPGIVTEPLYDEPFFVIVPKGHPFEELDAVSSKMLGEEQVLLLTEGNCMRDQVLSSCSELAAKQRIQGLTNTLQGSSINTIRHMVASGLAISVLPATALTENDHMLFSIIPFEGTAPSRRVVLAYRRNFVRPKALSAMKTAIMQSRLSGVTFLRG, via the coding sequence ATGACCTTGACCGAATTACGGTACATCGTCGCAGTTGCTCAGGAACGTCACTTCGGTCGCGCTGCACGGCGTTGTTTTGTCAGTCAGCCCACTTTATCCATTGCTATTAAGAAGCTGGAAGAGGAGCTTGCTGTTTCCCTGTTTGACCGGAGTAGTAATGATATTATTACGACGGAGGCGGGGGAACGCATCGTTGCTCAGGCACGTAAAGTGCTTGAGGAGGCGGAGCTTATAAGGCATTTGGCAAATGAAGAGCAGAATGAGCTGGAGGGGGCATTCAAACTTGGATTAATTTTCACAGTTGCTCCCTACCTGTTACCAAAGTTGATTGTTTCTCTGCGTCGTACTGCACCTAAGATGCCTCTGATGTTGGAGGAGAACTATACGCATACGTTGACTGAATCTCTTAAGCGTGGAGATGTTGACGCAATTATCGTAGCAGAGCCGTTTCAGGAACCAGGTATCGTTACCGAACCGTTGTATGACGAACCGTTCTTCGTCATTGTTCCCAAGGGGCATCCGTTTGAAGAGCTTGATGCTGTGTCATCTAAAATGTTGGGAGAAGAACAGGTTTTGTTGCTTACGGAAGGAAATTGTATGCGGGATCAAGTGTTGTCAAGTTGCTCCGAGTTGGCTGCCAAACAACGTATACAGGGCTTGACTAATACATTACAGGGTAGTTCGATTAACACGATTCGCCATATGGTTGCAAGCGGTCTGGCAATCAGTGTATTACCAGCAACTGCACTGACAGAAAATGATCATATGCTTTTCAGTATCATTCCTTTTGAGGGTACTGCACCGAGCCGTCGGGTCGTGTTGGCATACCGTCGTAACTTTGTTCGTCCGAAAGCATTATCTGCAATGAAAACGGCGATTATGCAATCGAGGTTGAGCGGTGTAACGTTCCTTAGAGGGTAA
- the minE gene encoding cell division topological specificity factor MinE, which yields MSLIDLLFGRKQKTATVARDRLQIIIAQERAQEGQAPDYLPTLRKELMEVLSKYVNVSLDNIRISQEKQDGVDVLELNITLPEQKKV from the coding sequence ATGTCATTAATTGATCTTTTATTTGGTAGAAAGCAGAAAACGGCAACTGTCGCACGAGATCGTCTTCAAATTATCATTGCCCAAGAGCGTGCTCAAGAAGGTCAGGCTCCCGATTATTTGCCGACTCTGCGTAAAGAATTGATGGAAGTTTTGTCTAAGTATGTGAATGTTTCCTTGGATAATATCCGTATTTCTCAAGAGAAGCAGGATGGTGTGGATGTTCTGGAATTGAACATTACATTACCTGAACAGAAAAAGGTATAG